TACTATGACCCAGGAAGTGCTtagactaaagttggccatagatgcaaagatccgattgttcgaatcctcaaACTATCGGActtatcggacttccccatctcccgacctgccactaacctttcagatcaaataaagtagaaaaagaactgatcagccgatgttctgcccctacagcatgtctgacaaaagctagtgacagtctcccactgaagatcaaTACAATACATGAAgaaatattatcggcagctgacagaaatttttaaacatgtccgatcgactgaatgaCTGATTGGTATGGCACGACAGAtttcaggacactccacacacaatccaaaaaactcacaaatcgaggattcgtacaatcagatctttgcgtctatggccagctttagaatccACTTTGGGCACAATCTTTGGGgaaatgcaaagtaaatggggaTACAAGCCCCCTACACATGTATGTTGTATAAACATGGGGTGCAATAGTTTAGCTCTTTTATATTGGTTTGTATTGATAGAACAGAATGTCAATATTACTTTACCTCAGGACAAACCCATGTAGGAGGCTAAGTCACCAAACATGGCTCAAGTGCCATGTCATAATAAGTCTACCACAGATTCCGATAGTGATGCTGGCATCTGTGGTGGACCTAGGGATTGATgatacttgctgattggtttatATACCCAAATGAACTGAAAACAAAATTCTTTACAGAAGGGTTTTAATCTCCCGAAATGAACAGTGGCACTATTCAAGCTGCTCTAATGATAaagaaatatatgtgtgtatataagtaaGAATGAATGTATAGAGCTATgaataaaaactatttataaGGAGGATTTGTCTTTTCAGTTTAAAAGTAAAGAATGAGAGAACAGCTATTTAATTGCTTATATGCAGGAATGCGAGTTGCCATACTTCTACAAAGGTAttgcccatcaacagaacaatgctAATTATTAATGTCTGGGAGGGGCAGTTGCTTTACATTCTATAGGCATTACCACCCACTCAGATGTATGGGAACTTCACACACATAGCTGGCTTTATACTCTATGGCCTAATAACagttatatataaaagaaaaaggccACTAACAAAAATTATGTCATTTATTGAAACAGGTGTGCAATTTGTAGagtcatttttggattttttaattatggtttaaatttacattattttaaccGGATATAAACTTACACACACAAACTAGAGCACATTTATACTGCCATAGGTTAAGAGCCAGTAAAGCTAAGAAGGAATTGATTGAGAGGGGTATaaacttaaaagaccagtaacattaaaaaaaataaaaaaaaattctgttaagtacaaacaattttttcaaaaatttgttttaatgttactggtcctataaTGAGAGTATATGTCTTTTTTCTCAACCTGCACTATTATGTTGTGGAAAGTGAAGACGTCACATGAATTAATATAACTGGGCTGGTCATGGACTATGACCGAGTtgctttaaagaagaagaaaaggttaaaactaagtaagcttcatcagaaaggtctatataaatacacctgtaaaccctTAAATTactgttgctctgagtcctctgtcaaaagaaatactgcatttctgtccttctattgtgtacacatgggcttctgtatcagacttcctgttttcagcttacacCTCCAGAGCTTGAGCATGCTCCTCTCtacctcccttccccccctcctttcttccctccctgctgtaatctgagcccagagctataagtgagcagggagtgactcagacaggaagtgatgtcacagcaagctaatatggcagctgctatcctaaacaaacagacaatgtctagagctgtttactcaggtatggtaaagcattctacagaataaagatagtgttctagcttgcactattatagttatctattgccaataaactgcctcagtagcttcccttctcctttaaggaacataaAGGAAAAAACAGAGTGCTGCCTTTGCCAGGTACACACAAAAACTATTGAATACaatggaaaaataatatttacttaATTCTTTCACACATTACACGTGAAGGTAAATGCTATTTGTAAATGGCTATTGTAACAAGActtctctgggaaaaaaagattaaagaCAACTTTGtacatcagaataaaaaaatctgcCTTTGTACGAACAAAAGGGAACCAGCATGGGACCTATCAATTATTAGGAGCCGGGCTGAGAGTATTGATTCGGCAAGTTATTACCTTTCCGGCATGAAGAGGAGATTCCGACAGTCCCACCAAAGCTGTTTTCGCTTGCTTCAAATACAAACACGATTGTATAGGAAAAACATCAGCCCTTAAACTATTGTGAGGCAAAGCCACAGAGGGGGCCCTTTCCACCTGCACTTTTACAGCAAACTGCTGACCCCGTATGAAGGTAAATACTTTCTCGGGATAACACTTAGAACTTTCATTAATGTTCCATTTGATTTGTTGAGCTGCTTGGAAGCTGACTCCCGTGCGCTCAGGGTTTGTATCAGACATAATTTATAAACGCGTACCCATTAGAAAGGAATGCCCTACAGGCAGTGAAACGGATGCACTGGCTGCTCATTCACTAGGCAATGTGACTGCTCAGACTGACTCACCAGATTTCGAGCTGTTTGATGCTGTGATTTGAGTGTTTAACCGGCATTTTTTCTCTCCGCAGGGAGCCAGGCTTTGAGCATACTTGCAAATTTCAAGTGCgaaatgtttcaaaaatatatatattcagcaaagCAATGCCCACAGGCCACAAAACGTTCTGCAAGATCATTACCCAGAAAAGATTAAGAAGGTTGGGAGAAGTCTATTCTGTTATGTCAAATATGTTTTCAGCCAGACAGATTCTAGAAGTGTGCAAGCTGGCAGGAGGATCTCCTTTGGCAAAATTAGGGTTAAAGCGCCGGCTTGGGATAAAAGGTTCTCATCCATTAGGACAATGAGCACAATAAAAACACAGACATGTACAGTACTATAAAGAAGTGAAAAATAgccatttatttcattaaaaaaacaaacaaaagaaccaCAGTTCCCATAAATAGTTGTGCAGATAGTTGGTAGCAGATATCTATACTTTCGATGCCAGCTCATGGTCAGCAAAACCAAGATGCAATTTGTATCAAGGGCACATAAAATTATTTGTCAGTTTATATTAATTCTATAATAGAGATAACTAAGCGAGTTTCAAgcgactacaggtatgggatcagttatcggAAAACCTGAAAGtgccgaattacggaaagtcagTGTCCAAAAGACtaaatttgatccaaataatccaatttaaaaattatttcctttttctctgtaataatgaaactgtaccttgtacttaatcaaaACTAACTAATATAACttatccttgttggaagcagaaacagcctattgggtttatttaatgtttacacaattctctagtagacttaaggtatgaagaaacgTTATCAGGAaggccccaggtccagagcattctggataacagttccattagtcacattagtcaagcaaaatgaaccttaattacactatataaattatttgaatcttgtttccttcagtctgggaattcataattatatcaagcaggcagtagccattttgtggacactgttattaaggcaagccttgcatcatctcagaatcttgtttgcgcaccagaatgggggacctgatgtccatccccatgcactggctacacaattaaacatttaacagaacgggggaatgttgggagagcagtgacatctaggaagtgctaaatggatagtgaaagtaattgtctgccccgcctctatgcctaggcatagaggaggggcagacaatatttgattgacatctgtgattttttttttttttttttttttttaaagattttatttattagaaactttatatacatttagacatggacaaagaaaaacaataaatcataatacaaaagaaaacatagaCATTGCAGTCCTTTGACTTCATTCTAGGATGTTATCATGCATAAACAACCACCCGCTACCATAGCTGTACTGCATTACCTGTCTGTTAAAACTGTGACTTTATTGGCTGGGTAACCTTGGAATCGATACCTCCGGGAGGCCTATTGTTGGGTTGGCATCAAGCCATGGTGTCCAAATTTTCTCAAACTTTTGGGTAGCGCCTCGGGCAAGATATGTCAGTTTTATTACCGGGATTGTCTTATTCACCAGGGCTAGCCATTCAGGTACTGTCGGACCTTCAGGGTTCATCCATTTTATTGCAATtaattttttagcataaaaaagTAGTGTTCTCATTAGGTTTCTCTGGTGAGAACGTAGGACCAACTCGTCAACTATGCCTAGCAAACATACCTCCCGAGACTTAACCCTGGGCAGATCTAGTTGTTCTTCCAGGTAATTTAAGACTTCAGACCAATACCTCCCAATGTATTGACAATCCCACACCATGTGAGCGAACCCGGCATCAACCTCGCGGCATCTAGGGCATTCTGCATTAGGAAGTTTCCCCATATATTTGAGCCTAATCGGGGTGATGTAAATTTGATGACAGAACTTAAATTGAACAAAACGGTCCCTTGTGGCTATGAGGAAATCATAGATATGATCCACCGCCTCTTCCCATTGGTCATCAGTCATAGTTGGGATCATGACCTCCCACTTGGTTTTGGCCCTATCGAAGGGGAACGGTTTTACCTCTATTAAGACCTTATAAagttgggataatagtttctCTGTGTTTGGGGACCATAACCGTTCCTCCCATCGGGACATTCCTAATTCTAGTTTGAGTGAACCAAATTGTGCCTTGAAGGCATGGCGCAGTTGCAAGTATCTGTAGAACTGTAAATTAGGGTTTCCTATTCTCTCTCTGAGTATATCAAATTGGGGGAAGTAACCTTCCACGACAAGATCAGAGAGATCTTTAATGTCCAATAACGGCCAGTAGTGCATGTCTGGGAGCGCCCTTAAATGTGGAAAATTCGAATTCTTCCAGAGAGGCGTATGTGGAGAATAAACTGGCGTTACATTTGCTTTTAGTTTTTGCACCGTAGCCCATGCTGCCATAGGAGAGCTAATCGCTTCTGGCAGAGGAGGCATATCTGTCTTATGTCTGTATGGTGCGTTCCTTAATGCCTCAAGGGAGCCCATTATATTTCCATGAAGTGCCGTTAGGGGGTTGTCTGGGTCGGGATTAAACCAATTATGTACAAAGGTTAATTGCCCTGCTAAATAATAAAGATACATGTTGGGTAACGCCAGCCCTCCACTTTGGTGTGGGGCCATTAGTGTTGTCCAGCCTATCCTAGGGGTTTTATTAGCCCACACCAGTGACCTCATTTCACCATTcagttttttgaaaaactttttcgGTATTACTACTGGAGCATTTTGAAGTGGGTACAGAAATTTGGGCAGGTAGATCATTTTGAACAAATTTATTCTACCCCACACTGTCAGAGGCAGTCTGATCCAGTATGTCACCTCTTTTTTAAACTTAGTCAGGATAGGATCTAAGTTGGTTTCTTCATATTTAGTCAAGTCTCTACTAATAGTTATGCCTAAATATTTAAAGCTAGAAGCCCATGGGAGTCCGTGTGCCGTACCTCCTGTAACGTTTTGGTGCAATGAGAACAAATTGCTTTTCTGCCTATTCACTTTGAGGCCACTATGTTCACTAAAATTTTCTAGGATGTTCAGGGCTTTGTCAAGTGACCCTTCTGCATCTTTTAAGAATAGGATAATGTCATCAGCGTATAACGCAATTTTGTCCTCTACCCTATTTATCCTGAGGCCTAGGACTTCGGGATCTAGTCGCAGGACCACCGCCAGTGGCTCTATCGCTAGTGCGAAGAGTAACGGGGATAAGGGGCAACCTTGCCTGGTTCCCCTACCCAGTTTGAAATTGCTGGAAAGCGTGGTATTAACCCGTATACGAGCTGACGGCTTTTTATAAAGTAGTTGAATCCAGGCAATAAATCTGGGGCCAAAGCCGTAGCGTTTTAGTACTACCCAGAGAAAATTCCAGCTTACTGAATCGAAAGCCTTAGATATATCTAATGCTGCAAGTATCCCCCCTGTGTGAGTCAGTTTGGAGTGTTGTATATGAGTAAAGACCCTTCTCAAGTTTAAGGCTGTTGTTTTGTTAGGCATGAAGCCCGATTGGTCACTGTGGATCAACTCGGTTATGACTTTCATTAGTCTGTTGGCCAGCAGTTTAGCCAGTATCTTAGCgtcagtatttattaaagaaattggccTGTAAGATTCACATTGGGAAGGGTCTTTACCATTTTTATGGATTAGTGTAATCATTGCCTCATAGAAGGTTTCCGGAAGAGATTGGGTTTCTAGTGATTCATTAAAGACAGTGGATAATGGAGTTATCATCTGTTTACTCAGATGTTTATACCACCTGTTTGGCAGTCCATCTGGCCCTGGGGTTTTATTAGCGGGAAGGCTGTTTATTGTTTCCTCAACTTCATGGGGTAGGATGAGATTATCTAGAAATTTACTCTGTTCTGTCGACAAAGTTGGAAGAGGAATTAGATCTACATAGTTTTTTAGCTCTGCCTCACTTTTAGTGTCCTTGTTACTGTATGTCTCAGTGAAGTACTCCGTGAATACCTTTGCTATATCGTGTGGGTCTGTAACAAGAATCCCAGATTCCCCTGTAATAGCTGGGATCACTGTTGCCGCTTCCGTAGTTTTTGCCAGATAGGCCAGCGTTTTCCCATTTTTATCGCCTGTCTCAAAAACTTTCTGATTCTGATAAAGCAGTTTTTTCCTAGTGAGGTTTACTAGTTGCAAGTCAAGATCTCTTTGGGCTTGTAGTAGTTCTGTATAAGTCTCCTCAGTTCTCTCTTTAACATAGttgtcctgtgcattctggaatGCGCTCTCTTTTGTTTGTAGCTCCTCTCTACTGACCGTCCTAGCACCCTTTATAGCACTTATGAGTGTTCCCCTAGATACTGCTTTGGAAGTGTCCCACAATATGTTAGTAGACGCTGTAGCATAGTTTTCAGTCCAGAATTGGGTATACTCAGTAGTGCATTTCTCCGCGACCGTTTCATGTGCCAGCCAAAGCGGAGAAAGGCGCCAAAGGGCTTGAGTACAATTTTTCCCCACTAGTAGGTTAAGTTCCAGTGGAGAATGGTCTGAGTGAGCCCGCGGCAGATACTGGATTTGTTGGAGTAAGTGGTTAAAGTCGGCCGTGCCCACCGCCAAGTCAATTCTCGACAATGTTTTATGCGTCATGGAGTGGCATGAGTATTGTTGTTCAAGTGGGTGCTTGCCTCTCCACAAGTCACTAAGAGCCAGTGTATCTAACCAGCCGTTAAAATGTGTTGATGCTGCGTCGACCCCTGACATTCTATCCAATATTGGGTTTACCGTACAATTGAAGTCCCCTATATAGCATGTAGGCTCCGTGGGAAGGGCCAGTATTTTCTGTGAAATCTGGTCTAGTAATTCCAGCGAGAAAGGAGGGGGCACATAAATATTTGCCAGGATGATTGGCGTGTTGTGAATTTTgcagtgtattattatgaatCTGCCATAGAAGTCAGTGTGTATGGTGAGGAGCTCATAGGGAAGTCCCTTTTTTATCAGTATAGTCACCCCCCGTGAATGGGTGGAGAAGGGGGCATGATATGCATGCGCCACCCAGTGTCTTTTAAGTGCCAATAGTTTTTGTCCCGTTAGGTGGGTTTCTTGCAGCAGCACCACGTCTGGTTTGTACCTGTGTACATGGTTAAGCACTAATGCCCTCTTAAACTTCGAATTTAGGCCTCTCACGTTCCAAGAAATAATTTTAACTATAGCCATTGTAGTAAGCAAACATAGTAGTGAGCTTGTGGAAGCTCTGCCCATCGTAGCGTCCCACAGCTTAACATAGCATAAACCTTTGATATCGTTGActgcataaaaagaaaacatagaaCATACAAAAAATTCCCCTTCGTTGCCATGGCCACAACCTCTTTGCCAAACCTTGTTAAATGTGTACACATGGCACGTTGCCCGCCCCACCCTGCCCACCCCCCAACATGGGTGAGCCTTCACCCCGAACCTTAAACTTACTGAGGTGCATAACCAATTGTCGGTCGTGCTCCGCTTCAACCTGTGCAACTTCTAATAGAGTAGTGGGTTAGTTAaccaggatatttttttttttgtttttttttttttttttttgttttttttttttttttgttttttttttttttttttttcccctccccccCCGCCCCCTTTTCCCAGCCCTCAAACTTCAAAAACAGTACATGCAATAGACAATATGTTACTCAGGATGTCTCAGTAGACCAAGTGGTACCTGCTACATATGACTCGACCCTTGGGGCCAAAACAGATTATCAAACTTCCACTGTATGGGGGGCAAAGTTCGGCTTCATAGTCACAGTCAATATCCATCAATGTGTAACGATTGTCTATGTCTTTGCCGCAGCACACCAGGATGCAAAATATCTCACCATGTATTGTCTCACGGAGGGTAAGGTTAGAGATAAATTCCGCAAAATAACTTGGTGCGCGGCATACATTTCGCTCAGTGGTATTACGTGGGGTCCGGAATCGGGATCCCCCAGCCCCCTCACCCCGCATTGCGTCCATTGTCCCAATAGTCCCACACAGTGTTTCTTAAGCCCTCGCTAGTGTCTTACATAAAGGTACATACCACCATGTCAGCTGTGGCCTTTGGTACCGCGCTCTAGGCAGGATTCCCTCCGTTTCCTTCTCCGCCATTGCGTCGAGGACTGTTCTGCCGTGATGGTGGTAAGGTGTCCAGCCACTTGTCGGCGTCTAGCGCTGTTACAAAAAAATGGGTACGGTCTCCTTGCACCACTCGAAGTTTGGCTGGGTAAAGCATTGAGTAGAGGATCCCCGCATTTCGGAGCCTGCGCTTAACCCCTTGGTATGAGGCCCTCTGCTTCTGGACTACTTGAGAGTAGTCTGGGTAAATTGAGATATTGGCGCCATTGTGTGTTAGTTGGCCCTTCTTTCTGGCTGCCGTCATTACCGCATCCCGGTCCCTGTAGTTCAGGAACCGCATAATTAGCGGTCTCGGCGGGGCTCCTGGCGGCAGGGGACGAGTAGGCACTCGGTGGGccctttcaataataaaaatggcGGAGAATACCTCCTCTCCTAACGTCTGTTTCAGCCATGCTTCCACAAAGGCCTCGGGAGCCCTTCCTTCGCTCCCCTCTGGCAGGCCCACTATTCGCAAGTTGTTCCTGCGATTGCGGTTTTCAGAGTCTTCCGCACGAGCAGTCAGTGTAGCTACCTTTTGTTGTAGGGTAGAGATGATGTCGGAGTACGGGGCTATGGTGTCCTCGATAGTCGAAAtgcggccctcagcctccgtGGTGCGCTCCCGCAGTGCCTGCAGGTCTTGTCGCAGGAGGGAGGTATCCACCTTAATGGATTCCAGTTGCGCTGTTGTGCTTGTGTGCGAGCTGGTTATTGCAGCTAGGATTTCAGCATTCGAGGGCTCCAATACCGCCACCACCTGGCTTGCTCTCGGCGGGTCATGTATTGTaggcccctgttcctgctcctccACGCGGTCTGGCTCGGGGTGCGGGGTTTGCAGATATTTATCCATTTTCTGGGCTTGCTCCGATTTACCCCGTGGATTTTGTTTCCCCATCTTATTGCCGCTTTATAGAGGGGTAGCTTTTACGGTCCCCACAGTCTCAGTGTCTTACAGGATTTTTAGGTTGTTGCGAGCTCCTGTCCACACGTCTGCTCacgccgccatcttggccacACCTCGACATCtgtgatttttaaattagtttacaacagctatgaatgctttaataaaaagaaattggatttcatgtttaatttgaaaaggacttttattatacagatttttgtgtctgggtgacaggtccactttaaggcactGCAAGCCAGCCATGTGACGTTAAATAAGATTTATGATATAAATGACTGAAAACTCCTTATAACCTAATTAGAACCAGTAAACCTTACAATAAGGAGTATACATTCTCACAAATGGACATCATGCTATGTCATTCTCTAATAGCCAGCAGGCAGCTATATTGCGCTTTGTTTGCCAGTATGCCAAAGACATGGCTAATGGaaagaatt
This Xenopus laevis strain J_2021 chromosome 8S, Xenopus_laevis_v10.1, whole genome shotgun sequence DNA region includes the following protein-coding sequences:
- the nek6.S gene encoding NIMA-related kinase 6 S homeolog isoform X1, whose protein sequence is MGKQNPRGKSEQAQKMDKYLQTPHPEPDRVEEQEQGPTIHDPPRASQVVAVLEPSNAEILAAITSSHTSTTAQLESIKVDTSLLRQDLQALRERTTEAEGRISTIEDTIAPYSDIISTLQQKVATLTARAEDSENRNRRNNLRIVGLPEGSEGRAPEAFVEAWLKQTLGEEVFSAIFIIERAHRVPTRPLPPGAPPRPLIMRFLNYRDRDAVMTAARKKGQLTHNGANISIYPDYSQVVQKQRASYQGVKRRLRNAGILYSMLYPAKLRVVQGDRTHFFVTALDADKWLDTLPPSRQNSPRRNGGEGNGGNPA